Part of the Candidatus Sulfotelmatobacter sp. genome is shown below.
GCGCGGGACGACTTGTACGAGCAAGCTACCCTTCGGTGCGCGTCCCGAAACGCAAACGGGGAAACGGGGTAGCGGCGGGGCCCCGTTTCGCACAATGTCCGTCCGCAACCTTATACCGGGCGGTCGGCCGCGACGAATGAATGGTCACGTTTAGGTACGAGCAACCAAGGGTAACGCAGCGGCCAAAGGGGGGTCCCTGAACTGCTACCATGGATGAGGCGGTGACGGCGATCGACGAGCGGGCAATCGCTGCGTCGATGCGACTGTTGGCAGCGGCGAGTCGAGAACTTGCGGCCTCGCTGGACGCCACCGAGACGATCGCCTCGGTGGGCCGGCTGGTCGTCCCCGAATTCGCCGACGGCTTCTCCGTCGAGCTCGACGAGGGCGAGATCCGGACCTCGATCGGCCGGCGCGGCGTGCTGACGGAAGATACCCGTTCGGTGCCCCTGGTGGCGCACGGCCGCGCCTTGGGCTACCTGCGGGTCGCCCCACGACGCGGGGTCGCCGATCCCTCGCTCTGGGATCAGCTCGCCTTGCGCATCGCGGTTTCCGTCGACGCCGAGCAGGTCTATGCGCGGGAGCATCACGTCGCCGACACCCTGCAACGCGCGCTCTTGCCGGAGCGCCTGCCGGTGGACGAGCGGTTCGTCTTCGACGCGGCCTACCGCCCCGGCGCGGAGGAAGCGATCGTCGGCGGCGACTGGTACGACGCCTTTCGCCTGCCGGACGGGCGCATCGCGTTCTCGATCGGTGACGTCGCCGGGCACGGCTTGCGCGCGGCGATCGTGATGGGCGAGGTGCGCCAAGCGTTTCGCGCCGCCGCGCTCAACCCGAACTCGCCCTCGCTGGTGCTCGAGCGAGCCAACACGATCGTCAACATGCGGCCCAACCCGGTGATGGTGACCGCACTGTTCGGCATCATCGATCCGACCGACGGAACGCTGACGTACGCGGCGGCCGGCCACCCCGCGCCGATCCTGGCGCTGCCGGCCGGCAGCGTGCAAACACTGCCGAAAGACGGTCTGCCGCTGGGCATCGTCGACCGCGTCGAAGCCAGCGATTGGACGTTCACGATTCCGCCCGGCGCGTTGCTCGCGCTCTACACCGACGGGCTGGTCGAGTACAGCCGCGACGTGGTCGAAGGCGAACGACGCGTGCTCGACGGCGTGCGCGCATCGGTGATCGAAGGCGACGCCGAACCCGCCGCCGCATTGCAGCGGCGCGTCTTCGCCGGCAGCGCGAACACCGACGACGTCGCGACGCTGACGGTCAGCGCGGCCGACCGTGAGAACGGATCGTTCACGTTCGCGTTCACCGCGGTACCGATGGCGGTGCCGATCGTGCGGCGCTCGCTGGCGCGCTACCTCGAACGGCTCGGCGTCGACGGCGAACGCACCTTCTCGATCCTCTCGGCGACCGGTGAAGCCCTGGCGAACGCCGTCGAGCACGCTTACGTCAGCGGCGCGCCCGGGTTGGTGCACGTGCGTGCCGAGCTGCAAGGCCAGACGCTGGTGGTCATGGTCGAAGACGAGGGCAGCTGGAAGCCCGCGCAGCGGCGCGAAGAGCGCGGCCGTGGGCTGCCGCTCATGCGCGCGCTCGTGAACGCCGTCGAGATCCGTACGCATCACGGGCGGACCGAGGTGCGGCTTTCCATGCGGCTGGCCGGCGGCCAGCTTCACGCCTGACCTTTAGCACAGGCGGGTACAGACGAGGGGTATGCTCGTAGGAACCGCCGAGAAGAACCGATTCATGAACGCGCTCTCGCCGAGCACCCGCTCGCTGCTGGAGTCGCGAATGACGGCGCACGGCGGTGGGATCGGCGACGTGTTGCAGGCGGCGGGCCAGAACATCGACGCGATCTGGTTTCCCCTTTCCGGCATCGTCTCGACGCTGCGCCCGCTCGAGAACGACACCAGCGTCGAGGTCGACGCCGCGGGCTCGGAAGGTTTCGTTGGCATCGAGCTGACGCTGGGCGATCGCCGCTCTTGCGATACGTGGCTCGTGCAGTCGCCGGGTCGTTTCGCGCGTTTGGACGCGCAGGTCTTCCTCGAGGTCTTCGAGCGCGATGCCACGTTGCGCGACGTCGCCCGCCGCTACGTCTCCGCGGTGCTGTGCGTGCGTGGCCAGTGGGTCGCGTGCAACGCCCGTCACACCATCGAGCAACGGCTGGCGAAGTGGCTGTTGGCGACCCGTGACCGCGTGGGCGAGGAGATCCAGATCACCCAGGACGTGGTGGCCATGATGCTGGGCGTGCGCCGCGCCAGCGTCGTCACCGTGCTGGGGCGCATGGTGGCCGACGGGCTGGTGGCTCACGGCTACGCGCGGATGCGGATCCTGGACGACGTGCGGCTGGAAAGCGTCGCTTGCCCCTGCTACGGCCGGGCGGCCGGCTTGTTGCGCAACGCCTTCGTCGCCAATGGAGCGGCCTAAGGGTTTTTCGGCCTGCCGGGTCGGGTACATGCCAAGCGTGGGTTCGTTCGGAACCCGGGCGCCCGTACGCGCCGATCGGTACGGAAGGAGAGGGATCATGGACAACTTGGTGCTCTGCCCCTGCGGGCATGCGCTGGCGCGGCATGATTTCGACGGGTGCGCCGGCGACCGGCTGCGCCGTTGCTCCTGCCCCCGCGACCGCCACACCGCGCTCGAATCGGCCGTCGAGCTGGCCCGCAACGGCGGGGCTCCTCCGGTCGTGCGCTTCCCTGCTCCGCGCAGCCGGGGGACCGACGCGGCCTAGCCGGCCGCGCCACGCCCGACGAGGCGACCCCACGGACGCGCGGACCCTTGACCGCGCTGGACAGGAAGTGGTACGATACCGCCCTATGCCTCTCGGCGGATAGCGGCATAACAGGTGAGCGAGGTCCCCTCACTCCGGTGGGGTGGCCCTTGCCTTTTTGGCGTGCCCGCCGACCGGCGCGAACGCGTGTAACTACGCAGGAAGAACCCTCAGAGCAGAATGGCGACGAAGACGACCGCGGACAAGCCCAAGACGACGCGCAGCCGTAAGAAGACCGATGGTGCGGCTCCGGCCGCGCCCAACGGCTCGACTGCGGTCAAGCAAGAGAATATCGCGAGCGCGAGCTTCCACGTTCCCGAGGAGGCGTTCACCGTCGAGCTCCCGGAGGATCCGGGAGCCAAGCGGCCGCGCCACTCGTTTGCGAAGATCGCCGACGTCCTGCAGCTCCCGGACCTGATCGAGCTGCAGAAAGCTTCCTTTAAGTGGTTCGTCAACGACGGATTGAAGGAAGCGTTCGAGTCGATCTCGCCCATCAAGGATTTCACCGGCAACCTGGTGCTCGAGTTCGGTGAGCACTCGCTCGGCGAGCCGAAGTACTCGGTCGAGGAGTGTCGCGAGCGCGACATGACCTACTCGGCGCCGCTGCGCGTTCGGGTCCGCCTCATCACGGCCGAGTCCGGCGAGATCAAGGGTATCCCGGACCAAGAGATCTTCATGGGCGACTTCCCGCTCATGACGGACAAGGGCACCTTCATGATCAACGGCGCCGAACGCGTGATCGTGAGCCAGCTCGTCCGCTCGCCGGGCGTGTACTTCCTCCAGGACGTCGACACCAACAACCGCCCGACGTTCAACGCGACGATCATCCCCAACCGCGGTGCTTGGATCGAGTTCGAAACCGACAACGGCACGAAGAACGACGAGACCGAGGGGACGATCGGCGTCCGCATCGACAAGAACCGCAAGATCTACGCGACGACGTTCGTGCGCGCGCTCTCGCGCCCCGACCTCGGCTTCAACTGGGAGTCGGACGACGCGATTCTGGCGCTGTTCGACAACTCGCCGCTGATCGCGAACTGCTTGGAGAAAGACAAGGACGTCAAGACCAAGGAAGACGCGCTCAAGGAAATCTACAAGAAGCTGCGCCCCGGCGAGCCCGAGAACGCGGAGAACGCCGAGAAGCTGCTCGAGTCGCTGTTCTTCGACGAGAAGCGCTACGATCTCGCCGGCGTCGGCCGCTACAAGCTCAGCGGGAAGCTCGAGCGCGAGTACGGTGCGGCCGGGCTGCGCATTCCGCCGATCGACAAGAAGGCGCTCACG
Proteins encoded:
- a CDS encoding Crp/Fnr family transcriptional regulator; this encodes MNALSPSTRSLLESRMTAHGGGIGDVLQAAGQNIDAIWFPLSGIVSTLRPLENDTSVEVDAAGSEGFVGIELTLGDRRSCDTWLVQSPGRFARLDAQVFLEVFERDATLRDVARRYVSAVLCVRGQWVACNARHTIEQRLAKWLLATRDRVGEEIQITQDVVAMMLGVRRASVVTVLGRMVADGLVAHGYARMRILDDVRLESVACPCYGRAAGLLRNAFVANGAA
- a CDS encoding SpoIIE family protein phosphatase codes for the protein MDEAVTAIDERAIAASMRLLAAASRELAASLDATETIASVGRLVVPEFADGFSVELDEGEIRTSIGRRGVLTEDTRSVPLVAHGRALGYLRVAPRRGVADPSLWDQLALRIAVSVDAEQVYAREHHVADTLQRALLPERLPVDERFVFDAAYRPGAEEAIVGGDWYDAFRLPDGRIAFSIGDVAGHGLRAAIVMGEVRQAFRAAALNPNSPSLVLERANTIVNMRPNPVMVTALFGIIDPTDGTLTYAAAGHPAPILALPAGSVQTLPKDGLPLGIVDRVEASDWTFTIPPGALLALYTDGLVEYSRDVVEGERRVLDGVRASVIEGDAEPAAALQRRVFAGSANTDDVATLTVSAADRENGSFTFAFTAVPMAVPIVRRSLARYLERLGVDGERTFSILSATGEALANAVEHAYVSGAPGLVHVRAELQGQTLVVMVEDEGSWKPAQRREERGRGLPLMRALVNAVEIRTHHGRTEVRLSMRLAGGQLHA